The proteins below are encoded in one region of Effusibacillus dendaii:
- a CDS encoding acetamidase/formamidase family protein: MGSVDQSEALETVYVNTFTNGILDPSQPMLGPVKDGGHIVANTTPGCWGPMITPSLRGGHEVTQPVFVEGAAVGDAIAIRIKSIRVTSIATASGNDQTIEGRFLGDPFVAAKCQNCGTMYPKTKIEGIGPQAIRCVVCGADATPFVFTNAYTIAFDANRQIGVTLNKEAAEQIARDGRAYMATPANSCQNPIVTFAPHDIVGAVARVQPFLGQLGTTPSRPIPDSHNAGDFGSFLIGAPHEYALTKEQLEDRTDGHMDINRVREGAILLCPVKVPGGGVYLGDMHAMQGDGEIAGHTTDVAGIVTLQVHVIKGLKLEGPILLPVYEDLPYLARPLTSQEKEKALQVARSWGVEKLEETAPVSFVGTGANLNEATTNGMQRAADLLGMTVPEVMNRATITGAIQIGRHPGVVTVTFLAPVDRLERLGIVPLVQDQYAL; this comes from the coding sequence ATGGGATCTGTTGATCAGTCAGAAGCTCTGGAAACGGTCTATGTCAACACGTTTACAAACGGAATTTTGGATCCGTCGCAACCGATGCTGGGACCGGTCAAAGATGGCGGGCATATCGTTGCCAACACGACGCCCGGTTGTTGGGGGCCGATGATTACTCCGAGTCTCAGGGGCGGGCATGAGGTGACTCAGCCGGTGTTTGTGGAAGGGGCGGCAGTGGGGGATGCGATTGCCATCCGCATCAAATCGATCCGCGTTACATCGATAGCTACCGCCTCGGGGAACGATCAGACGATAGAGGGCCGTTTCTTGGGCGACCCGTTTGTGGCGGCCAAATGTCAAAACTGTGGAACGATGTACCCGAAAACGAAAATTGAGGGGATCGGGCCGCAAGCGATCCGCTGTGTGGTTTGCGGGGCGGATGCGACTCCGTTCGTTTTTACAAATGCGTATACGATCGCATTTGACGCCAACCGGCAGATCGGGGTGACCTTAAACAAAGAAGCGGCTGAACAGATCGCCCGTGACGGACGGGCTTATATGGCGACTCCGGCCAACTCCTGTCAGAACCCGATTGTCACCTTTGCGCCGCATGATATTGTCGGGGCGGTGGCGAGAGTCCAGCCATTTTTGGGACAGTTGGGGACCACGCCGAGTCGGCCGATTCCGGATTCGCACAACGCGGGTGATTTCGGATCGTTCCTGATTGGAGCGCCGCATGAGTATGCATTGACGAAAGAGCAGTTGGAAGACCGGACGGACGGACACATGGACATCAATCGAGTGCGGGAAGGGGCGATTTTGCTCTGTCCGGTGAAAGTGCCGGGGGGAGGCGTCTACTTGGGCGATATGCACGCCATGCAGGGAGACGGGGAGATTGCCGGTCATACGACTGATGTGGCGGGTATTGTAACGTTGCAGGTGCATGTGATCAAGGGTTTGAAGTTGGAAGGACCGATACTGTTGCCTGTTTATGAGGATTTGCCCTATCTGGCCCGGCCGTTGACTTCCCAGGAAAAAGAAAAAGCGTTGCAGGTAGCCCGCAGCTGGGGTGTTGAAAAGCTAGAAGAAACAGCACCCGTCTCTTTTGTCGGCACCGGTGCAAACCTGAATGAGGCAACGACAAACGGCATGCAGCGGGCCGCTGATTTACTTGGCATGACGGTGCCGGAAGTGATGAATCGCGCCACGATCACCGGGGCGATTCAAATCGGACGGCATCCGGGCGTTGTGACCGTTACGTTTT